TAGTTGGAAACTTTAGAACGAGGGGGGCAAATCCGGCCTGCAAGATGTGTCCATTAAACAGTTTTAATGAGACAAACTTATGGTTTAAGTGGCTTTAGACAGGAAAATTTGCATCTCCACTGCTCCATGTATAGCACTGTTTAGAGTAAAATAAAAGATCAAATATAAAAACTCAAAaagatatgtatatatatttttgagtttttatattttctataaaattacataatatacacattttctaccgctttttcctcaagggtcgcgaggggtgctggagcctatcccagctgtcttcggtacaccctggactggtcgccagccaatcacagggcacatatagacaaacaaccattcacactcacattcatacctatggacaatttggagtcgccaattaacctagcatgtttttggaatgtgggaggaaaccagagtactcgacgaaaacccacgcatgcacagggagaacatgcaaactccacacagagatggccgagggtggaattgagccctggtctcctagctgtgaggtctgcgcgctaaccactagatggcCGTGCCGCCGtattgaatatataaatatataatatatatatatcatttatatatattatatttgtattttatatatatatatctttttgaGTTTTATCTTATATAAGAAAGTTATatgtttttgagtttttatattttatcttatatatatatatatatatattcatagatgccatatatactattattatatatatagtcagacgccatatatactatatatatatgtgtgtgtgtgtgtgtgtgtgtggttataTAATGttggccatatatatatatgttggctatatatatatatatatatatatatatatatggttcaTGTGGTGAGCCAAACAACTTCCTCATCCCTAATGCCAAATGAAACACAAGCACAAGAACAAGtccacatatactgtataaattgTTAACGTTCATGAATTGTCATCTTGAACGCCACGCTTCTGCTTGCCATGAGTTGATTGGCAGCACCTGTTGCAGCTTATTAATGACACATGGCTTTCACACAATCTTTAGAGTGGTGGATCCATTTTGAGCTTTGCAATGGAGGTTCTGAAGTTACTTTTGTGTGTATTAGTTAGTCATCTCTTTTGGATTCATTCGACTGAAGCTGTATTTTCACAGCATGTGCCTGGATTTTTTCAAAACATACTGCCTTCTCCGTTTAAAATAAGCAATAATTTTAACCCGTTTGATACCATCTTCAGCTCCTTGAGGGCCCCGGAATTTGACGTATTTGCTGAGTTGTCTTCTATGATGGAGGTTCCTGATGTGCAAGTTTATTGTGATGAAAGTGAACTAATACTGCTGGTGGACAAAAGAATGGGTGATGTCACTCTCAAAAGAGAAGAGATCCAGTTGGGTGATGGCTGCTACAGCAATAGCGAGCTACCAAACCAAATGATGTTCACTTACAGCTTTGATCAATGTGGAACAAGTCATGAAGTGTGTTAACCAAATTCTCATTGTCTTTGCTGATTTATATGATATGAATGTGTTTTCTGAATCTATATTGTCTGACAGATTCGAAATGGCTTGGATGTGCTCTCCAATGCTCTCCACTTTAGTCGTAGAGAGCCAGTCTTGAACAAGAAGCTGACACCTTCTACTGTGCATGTCTCCTGCATTCCAAATGGGTATGTGTATATCATATTCCAAAACAATGTTCCAATACCCTTGGGGTCACTGCAAAGCCTTGGGTAACTGACTTTTTAGGTTAAAAGATCCAAACCTGCCAACCTCTGCAGTACGCCCTGATTACGGAAGACGTTTCAGTATACGGGCTATGACTTGTAAGTATAGGAAAACTGAATACGTTATTAGTGTGAATGCCGCAGCACTCTCAATGTTGATCTTACAGCCTCGTGGACAAGACCAATGGAATCCAGCGTCTACACTCGGGGCGACATAATCAATATGGAGGTGTCTGCTAAAATCAGTCCTCACCAACGTCTCTTCATCCAGTCATGCTTTGCCTCCTCTTCTCCGGAGCCTCACACTAAACCTCGCTATGCTTTTGTAATGAATAAAGGGTAAGTAGCCATTAAATGGTATAGTATATGTGGATGTAAACTTATATGAATCCTTGCAGGTGCACGGCCCTTCTTGCTTCATCTTATCCTGCTGTAAAATTTATTGACTCTCAGTATTCAGATGTGGTGAAGTTTGCACTGAACACTACTTATCTCATTTCAGAGGTGAGTTTGCTCCAAATTTTTTCACTGTTTATCACTCAACGATGTAACACGGCCCCCGTCTTCTCGCTTTGAAGATGTACATCCACTGCACTGTGATCATCTCAAACCAGGAGATAACCAGTGGCTCTAAGTCCTGCAACTTTGACTTGGTCAACTCCAGGTATTTTGTAAATTGCCACATGCGGTGCAGAGCCCTATACCCAAAGTGTCGTTCTTGGTGAGATTTTatcatttaaatacaatttgtattcatttcagGTGGGAGGAACTGAGTGGAAATGTGGATGTGTGCAATTGCTGTAGTTCAAAGTGTAAAGGCCTGTCAGTCAAGCACCTTCCTCAAGGTCTGTTATGTCTAAAAAACACAACTGAACTGCATCAATAGTCATAAATCAATCAAACTTGTCCCAACAGATGCAAAGGCTGTTGTCACAACTGGTCCATTCTACATTGTGGAGATGAACCAAAGACTGGAACCCGAATGGAACTCCATGCAGTCAGATTCTGCAGCACCGGAAAAAATAAACTCTGAATCCCAGTGGTCCTCTCCATCACAGAGCGTCGTGGTTGTGAAGCAGGACCCAATCGGCAGTCTGACACTTGTTTTACCTGCACAGATGGAGGACACCGAGCATGGTGACTATGCCGCTTCACTGAATGAACTCCAGTCTTCCAGCCAGAAGCAAGAGACTAACCCGAGCAATGTGAAAGGTCAAAGTGCAAACTGGCCCTCACACAGACCTCTGCTGCCTGAGAGGACAAAAGACTGGAATCATCACAACCATACTGTGAAACGCCATAAGAGAACCAACCACGTGCTGCCAATAATCCACTCAAAAATCCAACTGTCCAAAAGCCCAGATGGCTCCCACACTCTGAGTTATGAAGAAGAGGTGGCAGCACAAGATGGAGGTGAAACCAAAAGACCTGCAGAAGCTGAGAGTAAATGGAGGCCACGACGCAAGGGACTGTCCATTTTTCTGGATTTGTTGAGGTAACTACACGGTGCACACTGCATGTGCTTGTtcctatttctttttttttttactgtatataatgtcCACATTAGGTAGACTTCTGATGGCGAAGGCAAGCCAACATTATGTGAAAGTACAACTATTgtagctactgtaaaactgtaatttccAATAAACTGGGGGGTGGagcaaaatgttgaaatgttgaaaaaagctgaaatgttgatactagcCTCTTTGATActatcaaagtggcccctgcATCCTTTGATATTTCAGTATGTCCCCTACTGTATGTTTTGAGCATTGAAGTCTAATTCAGTTTGCGGTGTACCTAATAATTTGGCTGCTAagtgatttcctttttttttcttccattctcAGGAGGATGAATGACGTGGAGTAACTTCAAAGAGAATATATTACAATAAACTTTACTCTATACCATGTaccttatctttttttttgaataCACTGTATTTGTCTGTTCCTACTTCATTCCTGAATGTTAAAAAGCACTTGTCAGTGCGCCACATTGACCTCTAGATGTCGCTGTCGTAAGCCGAACCGTTTGGTTGGGACGCTGTTTCTTTTAGAATGCGCATGCGCAGAGGCATGTTTCTCCTAAGTTTGACCCTGTCACATTTCCTCCACGCGCAGCAGAGGGTGTATAAAGTGGCCACGCTTACCCAATGCAGTCTCTTTCTACAGCCATCAAACCACCGTGAGTGTTCAACTCACTGTTCTcgaaaaacttaaaaatacataaaaaatataaaacattagaAAACCTTCATAAAAAGAAACGAAGTGTTACAATTAAGCCGATATAAgcgaaaaaaaaatagcaaaattgtAAGGAAAAAGAGACCGAcagtctttggaaaaaaaagaagaaatactttttttctggttgacattttttttgtggcagCACGTCTTCGTAGGTGAGTGGACACGGCGAGTTTTGGATCAGAACCGCTTCTCCATTTCAACCTATTGATAGAAAATTCGCTTAGTTTGCCGCCTGAGATATGAACACTGCAGCGGGGAGTTATCCCATGGCTTCTCTCTACGTTGGCGACCTGCACCCAGACATCACGGAGGCCATGTTGTATGAGAAATTCAGCCCAGCTGGACCGGTGTTGTCCATTCGGGTCTGCCGGGACATGATCACCCGTCGGTCCTTGGGATACGCTTATGTCAACTTCTCACAGCCAGCGGACGGTAAGAAGGATTTATTTGCATCATTCATGCCGTCAAGGTTTTAATACCTATCTATAACTATATGTACATATAGATATCTTATTTTAGCTGATGACGGAATCAATCAAAGCAGGGTCTCCAAATTGACCTTATGTATTCTCattaaatatgatttaacattaaaatgacaatttgCCTTGTTAGCTATAACACAAAACTTGGTTAAATATGGTTACATACATAGTATATTTGACCTACATTGCATTTGTGTGTAAAGTGCAATTTCAAGACTATCAAAGAAAGGGgggcttttttttgtatgtggcCCCAGTTGGACACCCCCTAAAAGACAAGTTTACCAAGACTTTGATCCTTTGGTCTTGTTCTatattggctcatttttgacccaTACATGGGAACAACACATGTTCCCATTCCTGTGCAGCGTAATCTATGGGACGCTTCCAGCTGTTGAGAAACTATGACTCCTATGAAACTATAGAGATATGTctaatatattttagaaaagtTTGACAGTTATGGCTATATGCAAGAAACATTGagtgtttacattgtgtgtatggCCTTTTCACCCTCTTTGTATCAGGCTTGCACCTGTCCCAACAGGTGGACAAGAGGGACCAAAAGTCAGTGAGTGACGTGATGGCTTCCAGAAGTTTTGGTGTCGCTGGTTTAAGTGTAAGAAGACACATGGATGAGATGACACAATTTGTTGTTAgaagtggtggtggggggtgcttAAGGGAGTGAATGACACTGCTGTGTTTAAAGTACAACTTGGCTTACAACCACTACTTTTAACATGACTTGTCAAGTGGCTTTAGTGGAAGGTTTTGGTGTTGTGTAAGGAGtgggtttgatttttttttttggaggggggggatcAAGGCTGGAAGTGCTCACGAGACCTGGTGTTGCTCATCCGAGCATTCTTGTTGACTGTGTCTCTCTCCATCAATGGTAGAGAATTCTCCACTCACACTCCATGCCAGCACATACCTCTCAGGACCCCTCTCTAAATATAGAACATCTCTCTGAGCTGCCGAAAACCTGCCTGCGCTTTAACGACTTCTTGGAAATGACAAGACAGAAACGGGACAGAGGTTGATATTTCTGTTagatttttagtttatttggcCAGTTTTTAATTGCATGGGCTTTTTAAAAGCTTTTATCTCTAAGTACTCCAGGTTACACACACTATTTTCCCTTTTAAAGCCAAGATCGAAGCATCAGAGGTCGCGTCTGACTGTGATCACAAACCTCTGAGCACACTGCTTGTGAAGTACAATTGCGAGCCAAACTGCTGATGCCAGCAGACGCAAGGCAGCTCTGTTTTGTTTaccagacacttttttttttgcaggggaGCCTGGCCTccgaaagtgtgtgtgtgagaccaaACAAAAGCATGTTAGGCCCATACAACCACATAGACATTGGAACCTCTCCTATCTATCTTTGGCCTCACATACTGAGTAGAACCTCAGTGAATTGTTGCAGTTTAAGATGGGTGTTGAACGTAAGCAGATGTCTTCACACCACAGTTATCAGGGGGCCCTGTGTACTGTGCCACTGTGGGATGTGTCCAACAGCATGTGTTGAGGCAGGGAGGAGGCCCGTGTGTTCCCTGCTTGCCCACAACAGctgccacccccccacacacttgtCACAGCTGCTCGTGTCTACCACGTGGTCCACTACTGTTTCCTCTGTGTTGGTTATTATAGACGATATTAACAGCGGTCGAGCGTTAAAGGAAAACttgacttttttaaataaaattttgcccatcatccacattaTCTGACCCATGAGCACACATCTTTCACTTTTCCGTGCAttaaaagagagaaaaacaatCAGCACGAGGGAGCTAACGTTGCATGTCAT
The sequence above is drawn from the Doryrhamphus excisus isolate RoL2022-K1 chromosome 13, RoL_Dexc_1.0, whole genome shotgun sequence genome and encodes:
- the zpcx gene encoding zona pellucida protein C, which translates into the protein MEVLKLLLCVLVSHLFWIHSTEAVFSQHVPGFFQNILPSPFKISNNFNPFDTIFSSLRAPEFDVFAELSSMMEVPDVQVYCDESELILLVDKRMGDVTLKREEIQLGDGCYSNSELPNQMMFTYSFDQCGTSHEIRNGLDVLSNALHFSRREPVLNKKLTPSTVHVSCIPNGLKDPNLPTSAVRPDYGRRFSIRAMTSSWTRPMESSVYTRGDIINMEVSAKISPHQRLFIQSCFASSSPEPHTKPRYAFVMNKGCTALLASSYPAVKFIDSQYSDVVKFALNTTYLISEMYIHCTVIISNQEITSGSKSCNFDLVNSRWEELSGNVDVCNCCSSKCKGLSVKHLPQDAKAVVTTGPFYIVEMNQRLEPEWNSMQSDSAAPEKINSESQWSSPSQSVVVVKQDPIGSLTLVLPAQMEDTEHGDYAASLNELQSSSQKQETNPSNVKGQSANWPSHRPLLPERTKDWNHHNHTVKRHKRTNHVLPIIHSKIQLSKSPDGSHTLSYEEEVAAQDGGETKRPAEAESKWRPRRKGLSIFLDLLRRMNDVE